In Lolium rigidum isolate FL_2022 chromosome 3, APGP_CSIRO_Lrig_0.1, whole genome shotgun sequence, the genomic window CGTTTCATGGACGTACGCAAGAATAAAAAAACTTCCCCGGGTAGCCAATTGACTCTGCTTGCCAAGGAAACCCCGCCGTCCATGGCTGGCGGCAACAAAACTCCAGGCTCCAGCCTGTGGTGTTCCCATTCCCGGCTACAGGACAAGCGTCCCTCTCTCTCCCCGCTGCGCCTCCTTCACACACCTccgcctatatatacctcttcGACCCCATCGCCTTctccggcagcagcagcacaccgcATTTGACattgccgaggcggaggagaaagaAGCAGACCGCGTCGCGAACGAGGAGTAGAGGCCGTAAATCTCAGAATGGGCCTCTGCGTGTCGTGCGACGCCCCGGCTGACTGCGCTTCGACCGCGAGGGTCGTGCTGCCCAGCGGCGAGCTCCGGCAGTACTCTCAGGCGGTCACCGCGGCGCTGGCGCTGGAGGAGGTCGGCCACGGCGAGAAGGGATGGTTCCTCTGCGACGCCGACGCGATGGGCTTCGAGGGCTCCGtcgcggcggtggccggcggcgacgAGCTCCGGCCGGGGCAGATATACTTCGTGCTCCCGGCCGAGATGCTGCGCCGTACACTCACACTCGAGGAGGTCGCCGCCCTTGTCGCCAAGGCCAGCGCCGCCCTAATCAAGGCCTCCACCGCATCGTctgccggcggccggcgccggcgaggctCCGTGTCGCCGCTCGTGTTCGCGCCGTCCGAGGAGGATTACTCGGACTATTCGTCGATGACCTTCGTCTCGGCGAAGCCGGCGGTGGTCCGCAAGCGGGTGGTCGCCTACCACGGTGGGCGGTCACCGGCAAGGTTCTCTCCCGACTTGACAGCCATCCCGGAAAGCGAATAGAGGCGCCGCGCCGGCGTCAGATATAGCAAGGTGGTCTCGCGTTCcaggtcgccgccgccggagttGGATCCGACGCCGGACGACAGGCGCGCACGACAGACGCAGGAAAATAAATGCTTGATGGTTTCGCTTTCTTTGGTACGTAGAAGTGGTGACGTTTCTGGTGCTGAACTGCTGATAAGTCAGGCGTCAGAAACACGGCCGGGGAAATGTACATATCTGTCAGTGTAAATACTCCCGGCAAAATATGCTATGCACATATTcctgcaaaacaaaactaccAGTGTAAATAGAATGTATATTTAGAGTACGAATATATTCTCAACTTCTGGCCTGAACTCCACTACTATATAGATCGTCCTTGTTTTTTAGGAGTGTCTTCAGAACACAAGAATGCAAAAAACTAAGAGTACTTCCATGCACACTTGTTTGGATGAGCTTGCCTGAAACTCTCAAATTCTTTTGAGACGTATGTACTGCCGGTAGTGTACAGTATGACTAAACATGACCTGAAGCCCAAGCCGTTGCTTCTTTTCCAAGAGAAAAATAATGCTCTGGCTAGGCTAACATGCCGAGTAAGATGCAAGATAAAATGTGCTCTGAACATCAACGGATGGGCAATGACTAGATTTGGAATCTTCacagtttacttgttttgttaggACACcctctacatgaaaaaaaaaactcttttTTTTAGCGGAACTTGTTCTTTTGTTAGGGGAGGCGAAGTCATTGGGCTAGGCGACAGCGATACCGAGAACGACAGATAGAGGCCTGGTTCTTGCTTGTTTGGAAATTGAGGGCCATAGGCCCATTTCCTTGTAGGCTTCGACAAATTGACCTAGTCCGAGGTGTTCGAAAACGCTGATTTTGGAGAGCCTAGGCCCATCTTCCGAAAATGAGGACGCGTTGGACCAATTTGGAATTTGGCGTGCTGTTATGGCATGTTATTTCACACAAATGCATCCTAATATATTATTTCCTCCATTTCAAATTAGTAGCCGTACCTTTGGACAGGTTTGATCTACATACAAATAAATATATGTAGACATGTTTTGGTGTGTAGGTTCGCTCATTTTAGAAGAAAAATTATTGTGGCAACTAATTTGAAAAGGAGAGAGTAGGTTATTTTGCAAATATGACACTTCATCACCGAAAACATCAAATGTAGCCCGGGTTTTTTACTTTTcctttttcaaacttcaaatttttttattttaaagtttcaaaaaaatttgaaagAATATGTAGACGTAGAGAATGTTAAAATACATCGGTGTGTGATTTTTTAGATTGAAATACATCATATATTGCccttagtaaaaataacaaagtcTCACAAAATGATGAAAACTAGATTTTAGTGTACTGTTCATTAATGTTCGCCAATGCTAAAATCAAGATTTGTTCTTTTTTGTTGAGCCCAAAATACAACATACTTCAACCTGAAAATTTACACATAAATAGATTTCAACGTTCTCTACGTCaacatatttttttgatttttttaaatgtttaaaataaaatttgctTAGGTTCAAAAAGTGGCCTGCATGTAGCCCAAAACTCCATTCTGTCTTCATCAACCCATTCCTAATTGGTAGTCCCTAGCGTCCTTCTCGCTCAACACATGTTGTCGTTGTCTTTCTCCTCAGCGTCTTCATCCTCGCCGATGGTGTACATGTACATGACTCAccgtggacagctctacaaattaTCTCCTATCCTCTACTACACCACCAAGATGACCATTTTTCCGCACATGATTCACAAGACAAGCGGGCATGTCGGTCTCTGTTTGACATAGAAGTGAACATATGTAATTTTCTATTGTTAGCCATTGTAGGAAAGAAAGACTTATCGGCGTCACGCTGTCACCCTCTATGAACCATTGTTTCTCCCATGTTGCTACCAGTATAGCTCCCCACACCGCATAATGAAGATCACCTCATCCGCCAAAGTGTTACGATAGACTCACTCTTCTTAGAGGCCACGAGAATTTGCCTTCTGGTCAAGAGCATGAATTTGAGCATAAGAGCCACTTTCTCGGCTTTGAACGTGCAATCTAGGTTCGCACTAGTGCCTCGAAGTTCAGATCATAGCCTCAAGACAAAATGTTCCCAAAAGTCCGCTTGGACACAAAGTGGATCATATCTATGAGTAGGAGCTTGGAGCGGCAAGACCTAGCTGGATGTCACTAGCTTCAAAGAAGAATCTAATGTTCTTACACAGGTTACACTCTCCTTTTAGAAAAAAAGGGGCAGTGGCTAAacctgtagggatacgttgcatagaaaacaaaaaaattcctaccgcgagaacgcaaaccaaaccaagatgcaatctagaagatgggagcaacgaggagatgatcgagactcacccttgaagattttcaaagcctacaagatgaggctcttgttgctgcggtagacgatcacttgccgcttgcaaaagcgcgtagaagatcttgctcacggtgccacagtcgggcagcacctccgtactcggtcacacgttcggtgttgatgaagacgacgtccttctcccgttccagcgggcagcggaagtagtagctcctccttgactccggcagcacgacggcgtggtggcggtggcgatggagaactccggcggagcttcgctaagcgtgtgggagaggtggaggagagagggggcggctagggtttgggagagggggtggccggcctcaaggggtgcggccagcttggtggcttgtggtggccggccccctcccctatgcccctcattatataggtggaaccccaagtgttggactacaagtcttcgaataagaccccaaccgaaaaccttccatgttgtagggaaacctacccaaggtgggactcccacctcaagtgggattcccacccttccatgtgggggggtggccggcccctatggtggagtccacttgggactccacccctctagggttggccggccatggttgtggagtccctccgggactctgccttccaaagtgatttcttccggacttttctagaaccttctagaaccttccataaatgcaccggatcatttccaaacttggaatatgacttcctatgtatgaatcttattctccggaccattccggaactcctcgtgatgtccaggatctcatccgagacttcgaacaatactttgaactccattccatattcaagttctactattacaacatcaaaccttaagtgtgtcaccctacggttcgtgaactatgtggacatgggtgagaactctctccgaccaataaccaatagcgggatctggagatccataatggctcccacacattcaacaatgacttagtgatcgaatgaaccattcaaatacgataccaattccctttgtcacgcgatattttacttgtccgaggtttgatcatcggtatcactctataccttgttcaacctcgtctcctgacaagtactctttactcgtaccgtggtatgtggtctcttatgaacttattcatatgcttgcaagaaattagacgacattccaccgagagggcccagagtatatctatcagtcatcgggatggacaaatcccactgttgatccatatgcctcaactcatactttccggatacttaatcccacctttataaccacccatttacgcaatggcgtttgatgtaatcaaagtacctttccggtataagtgatttacatgatctcatggtcgaaaggactaggtaactatgtatcgaaagcttatagcaaataacttaatgacgtgatctttatgctacgcttaattgggtgtgtccattacatcattcatataatgatataaccttgttattaataacatccaatgttcatgattatgaaactaatcatctattaatcaacaagctagttaagaggcttactagggactcattgttgtttacatatcacacatgtatcaatgtttcggttaatacaattatagcatggtatataaacatttatcataaacataaagatatataataaccacttttattattgcctcttgggcatatctccaacgatctcccacttgcactagagtcaataatctagattacattgtaaggtacctaacacccatggcattcggtgttggtcatgctttgccctagggagagctttagtcaacggatctgctacattcagatcggtgtgtactttgctaatctttacttctccatcttcgatgtactcgcgaatcgaatgataacgcagcttgatatgcttcagcctcttgtgtgaccttggttcttgtgcattggcgatggcacccatgttgtcacgatagatgactagtgggtccaatgcactaggaaccacaccgagctctacaatgaacctcttcatccataccgcttctgatgaagcctctgaagccgctatgtactccgattctgttgaagacttcgccactgtgcactgcttcgagcttgcccagcttactgcagcaccattcaatataaacacgtacccagattgtgacttagagtcatcaggatcggtgttccaacttgcatcggtgtaacttgttacaacgagctcttggtcacctccataacaaagaaacatatccttagttcttttcaagtacttcaggatattcttgaccgctgtccggtgttccattcctggatcactttgatatctcgctagtcaaactaacggcatgtgctatatccgatcttgtacatagcatggcatacatgatagagcctactcgctgaggcataggggatactgactcatcctttctctttcttcgcagtagccggaccttgagtcttactcaagaccttgctcagtaacataggtaagaatcctttcttactttcgtccattctaaacttatgtagaatcttgtccaggtatgtactctgtgatagccctattaggcgtcttgatctatctctataaatcttgatgcctaatatatacgatgcttcaccaaggtctttcattgaaaaactattattaaaataaccttttacactgcttaatagttctatatcattcccaatcaataatatgtcatctacatataatatcgtaaacgctacggagctcccactcactttcttgtaaatacgagcctctccatgacactcgtatatataaacccgaagtctttgatcaccttatcaaagcgtcggttccaacttctcgatgcttgcttcggttcacaaattgaacgccgaagtttgcatactttgtcgacatttttaggatcgacaaaacctttgggttgtaccatatacaactcttcctcaatgtctccattaaggaacgccgttttgacatccatacgccaaatctcataatcgaaaaatgcagctattgctaacaaaatcctcacggactttagcttcgctacaggtgagaaagtctcatcgtagtcaactccttgaatttgtcggaaaccctttgcgacaagtcgagctttatagacgagtaatattaccatcagcatctgtttttctcttgaagatccatttattctcgacagccttgcggctatcaggtaagtctaccaaagtccatactttgttatcatacatggatcccatttcggatttcatggcttcttgccatttgttggaatatgggctcatcatcgcttcttcatatgtcgcagggtcttcatcattgttgtctacaatcatgacatttagacaaggatcataccaatcaggagtggcacgttcccttgtcgatctgcgatgttcagtagctatctcattcgaagtttcatgatcattatcattagcttcctctgttgccggtgtaggtagcacaggaacaacttccggcactgcgctactctgatcaacaagtgaagattcatcaatctcatcgagttctacttttcttccagtcacttctttagtgagaaattctttctcaagaaaggttccgttcttagcaacaaagattttgccttcggatctgtgatagaaagtgtaccctatagtttccgtagggtatcctatgaagacgcatttctccgctttgggttctagcttgtccggttgtaacttttttttacataggcttcgcaaccccaaactttaaggaacgacagcttaggtttctttttaaaccataattcatacggtgtcgtttcaacggattttgatggtgctctatttaaagtgaacgcggctgtctctaatgcataactccaaaatgataaaggtaaatcagtaagagacatcatagaacgaaccatatctaagagagttcgattacgatgtccggacacgtttcgttgaggtgttcccggcggtgtcaattgtgaaagtattccgcatttctttaaatgcatgccaaactcataactcagatattcacctccgcgatcggatcgtagaaatttaatcttcttgttacgttgattttctacttcactttggaattccttaaacttctcgaaagtttcggatttatgtttcatgaaatagatatacccgtatctactcagatcatctgtgaaggttagaacataacgataaccaccgcgcgatgctacactcattggtccgcatacatcggtatgtatgatttccaataagtcagtagctcgctccataataccagagaatggagtcttagtcatttttcccattagacatgcttcgcatctatcaagtgactcaaagtcaagtgattcaagtaatccatctgtATGGAGTTtcgtcatgcgtttcactccaatatgaccaagacgacagtgccacatataagtagaattatcattcaatttaattcgcttagcatcaatgttatgtatatgtgtatcactactatcgagatctaacagaaataagctattcttttcgggtgctcgaccataaaagatattattcataaaaatagaacaaccattattctcagacttgaatgaataaccgtcttgcattaaacaagatccagatataatgttcatgctcaacgcgggtacaaaataacaattatttaggcttaaaactaatcccggaggtagatgtagaggaagtgtgccgacagcgatcacatcgactttggatccatttccaacgcgcatcgtcacttcatcctttagtagtcttcgtttattctttagttcctgtttcgagttacaaatatgagcaaccgaaccgagtatcaaatacccggtactagtacgagaaccagtaagataaacatctataacatgtatatcggatataccttctttcttcttcttgacaaggccgctcttcggatccgccaaatacttggagcaattacgcttccggtgtcccttctccttgcggtaataacaCTCAGCAccgggcttagggccggtcttaggtttcacgaGGAGGCGTggtagctttcttgccacccttcttgaattttcccttagacttgccctgtttcttgaaactggtggtcttgttgaccatcaacacttggtgctctttcttgatctcattctcagcagatttcagcatggagaagagttcaggtaactctttgttcatgttctgcatattgtagtttatcacaaagttcttgtaactaggtggcagtgattgaaggacacgattaatccccagtctgttaggaatcactattcccaagtcactgagtttcttcgcatgcccggtcatggcgagcatgtgctcactaacggagctgccttcttccatcatgcaactgaagaagtgtttcgatgcttcatagcattccacggccgcatgagtctcaaagatagttttcaactcattgaccaactcatgaggatcgtggtgctcaaaatgtttttgaagatcggcttccgatcgcataggatggcacactgaacttgagagtaccgagttttccgagtcccgtaaacattctttacttcatcggtttcagattctgcgggagggtcacctagcggtgcatcaagcacatattgcagattttcaccattgaggaagatcctcacatgacggaaccagtcggtgaagttgctaccgttgctcttaagcttttctttctctaggaactggttaaaattgattgaggacgtcatatctacaacatatatttgcaatagtttagactaatgtttatgacaaattgagttcaaattttaattcaacataattaaaaatctaggtgaactcccactcaaaacaatatccctcgcattgtcttagtgatcacacgaaccaaatccactacatcaaatccgatcatcacgagacaagatgtaatttcaatggcgaacactcaaagtgttcatcatatcaatcatatgattcatgctctacctttcggtatcacgtgttccgagaccatgtctgtacatgctaggctcgtcaaggccaccttagtatccgcatgtgcaaagctggcttgcacccgttgtatgcacttgttgattctatcacacccgatcatcacgagatgcttcgaaacgacaagtcttggcaacggtgctactaaggatgaacactttattatcttgatattttagtgatcgagagggatcatcttataatgctaccgtcgcgatataagcaaaataagatgcataaaaggattaacatcacatgcagttcatatgtgatatgatatggcccctttgtctttgcgcctttgatattcatctcaaagcacggacatgatctccatcatcaacgggcatgatctccatcatcgtcggcgtagcgtcaaggtcaatggcgccgtcttcatgattgttctcccatgtaacaactattacaacttctttgaaatactactcaacatgaaatttaaagacaaccataaggctcctgccggttgccacaatacaataatgatcatctcatacatattcatcataacattatggccatatcacatcaccaaaccctgcaaaaacaagttagacgtctctaatttggtttgcatattttacgtggtttagggttttcgagtaagatctaatctacctatgaacatgaaccacaacggtgatactagtgttgtcaatagaagagtaaattgaatcttcactatagtaggagagacagacacccgcaaagccacttatgcaatacaagttgcatgtccaagcgtggagcaaatctcatgaacgcggtcatgtaaagttagcccgagccgcttcatcccactatgccacaaagatgcaaagtactcaaactaaagacaacataagcatcaacgcccacaaaacattgtgttctactcgtccaaccatctatgcatagacacggctctgataccactgtagggatacgttgcatagaaaacaaaaattttcctaccgcgagaacgcaaaccaagccaagatgcaatctagaagaggggagcaacgaggagatgatcgagactcacccttgaagattttcaatgcctacaagatgaggctcttgttgctgcggtagacgatcacttgccgcttgcaaaagcgcgtagaagatcttgatcacggtgccatcgcgtcgggcagcacctccgtactcggtcacacgttcggtgttgatgaagacgacgtccttctccctgttccagcgggcagcagaagtagtagctcctccttgactccggcagcacgacggcgtggtggcggtggcgatggcgatggagaactccggcggagcttcgctaagcgtgcgggagaggtggaggagagagggggcggctagggtttgggagagggggtggccggcctcaaggggtgcggccagcttggtggcttgtggtggccggccc contains:
- the LOC124700682 gene encoding uncharacterized protein LOC124700682: MGLCVSCDAPADCASTARVVLPSGELRQYSQAVTAALALEEVGHGEKGWFLCDADAMGFEGSVAAVAGGDELRPGQIYFVLPAEMLRRTLTLEEVAALVAKASAALIKASTASSAGGRRRRGSVSPLVFAPSEEDYSDYSSMTFVSAKPAVVRKRVVAYHGGRSPARFSPDLTAIPESE